A window from Actinomycetospora corticicola encodes these proteins:
- a CDS encoding serine protease, which produces MRQGRRLTTVLAGAAMLLGAVTGTAWADPAPPPVPPTAMNVPGPAVPLPAPVALPEMAAALGGSIHPGVQVRTDGAQCTANFVFTGGGKVYLGQAAHCSGTGAATETDGCTSQSLPLGTPVAISGASKPGKLAYNSWLAMQGAKETDPDACAYNDLALVEIDPADVASVSPTVPFFGGPTGLDTDGLATGERVASYGNSELRGVAALSPKVGAALGDTGNGWSHPVLTLSPGVPGDSGSGFLDAGGRAVGVLSTLNFLPAPGSNGVGDLARMLAYARSHGAPGDLALALGGPFRSLGLV; this is translated from the coding sequence GTGCGCCAGGGACGACGACTGACGACGGTGCTCGCGGGCGCGGCGATGCTGCTCGGGGCCGTGACCGGCACCGCGTGGGCCGACCCCGCCCCGCCGCCCGTCCCGCCCACGGCGATGAACGTGCCCGGTCCTGCGGTGCCGCTTCCCGCGCCGGTCGCCCTCCCCGAGATGGCCGCCGCGCTCGGCGGGTCGATCCACCCCGGCGTGCAGGTGCGCACCGACGGCGCGCAGTGCACCGCGAACTTCGTCTTCACCGGCGGCGGGAAGGTCTACCTCGGCCAGGCCGCGCACTGCTCCGGGACGGGCGCGGCCACCGAGACCGACGGGTGCACGTCGCAGTCCCTGCCCCTGGGCACGCCGGTCGCGATCAGCGGCGCGTCGAAGCCCGGGAAGCTCGCCTACAACTCGTGGCTGGCCATGCAGGGCGCGAAGGAGACCGACCCCGACGCCTGCGCCTACAACGACCTGGCGCTCGTCGAGATCGACCCCGCCGACGTCGCGTCGGTGTCGCCGACGGTGCCCTTCTTCGGCGGACCGACCGGGCTCGACACCGACGGCCTGGCCACGGGTGAGCGGGTCGCGAGCTACGGCAACTCCGAGCTGCGCGGTGTGGCCGCCCTGTCGCCGAAGGTCGGCGCCGCCCTGGGCGACACCGGCAACGGGTGGAGCCACCCGGTGCTCACGCTCTCGCCCGGTGTCCCCGGGGACTCGGGCAGCGGATTCCTCGACGCGGGTGGTCGCGCGGTCGGCGTGCTCTCGACGTTGAACTTCCTCCCCGCGCCCGGCTCCAACGGCGTCGGCGACCTCGCGCGGATGCTGGCCTACGCGAGGAGCCACGGGGCTCCCGGCGACCTCGCGCTCGCCCTCGGCGGGCCCTTCCGGAGCCTCGGGCTCGTCTGA
- a CDS encoding alcohol dehydrogenase catalytic domain-containing protein, with protein MPTTVSALVTEGASKPLERSTIERRDPKPHDVLIDIAYAGICHSDIHQARDEWGGAEFPMVPGHEIAGTVAAVGDQVSKFSVGDRVGVGCFVDSCRECDNCRAGEEQFCTKGEVQTYNAREYSGEQTFGGYSQSVVVDENYVLNIPEGVELDVAAPLLCAGITLYTPLTHWGAGPGKKVAIIGMGGLGHVGVKIAHALGAEVTVLSQSLSKQEDGKRLGADHYYATSDEQTFTDLDSTFDLIVNTVSADLDLEKYVALLALDGSMVNVGIPSNPGSIHAFSLANGRRSLAGSKIGGIRDTQKMLDFCAEHHIGAEIEKITVDDVNKAYDRVVDSDVRYRFVIDIASFDR; from the coding sequence GTGCCGACCACCGTCTCCGCCCTGGTCACCGAAGGCGCCTCGAAGCCGCTCGAGCGCTCGACCATCGAGCGCCGGGACCCGAAGCCGCACGACGTCCTCATCGACATCGCCTACGCCGGGATCTGCCACTCCGACATCCACCAGGCCCGCGACGAGTGGGGTGGCGCCGAGTTCCCGATGGTCCCCGGCCACGAGATCGCCGGGACCGTCGCCGCCGTCGGCGACCAGGTCTCGAAGTTCTCCGTCGGCGACCGCGTCGGCGTCGGCTGCTTCGTCGACTCCTGCCGCGAGTGCGACAACTGCCGGGCCGGCGAGGAGCAGTTCTGCACCAAGGGTGAGGTGCAGACCTACAACGCCCGCGAGTACTCGGGCGAGCAGACCTTCGGCGGCTACTCGCAGTCGGTCGTCGTCGACGAGAACTACGTGCTGAACATCCCCGAGGGCGTCGAGCTCGACGTCGCGGCGCCGCTGCTCTGCGCCGGGATCACCCTCTACACGCCGCTGACCCACTGGGGCGCCGGCCCCGGCAAGAAGGTCGCCATCATCGGCATGGGCGGGCTCGGGCACGTCGGCGTCAAGATCGCGCACGCGCTGGGCGCCGAGGTCACGGTCCTCTCGCAGTCCCTGTCCAAGCAGGAGGACGGCAAGCGGCTCGGGGCCGACCACTACTACGCGACCTCGGACGAGCAGACCTTCACCGATCTCGACAGCACGTTCGACCTGATCGTCAACACCGTGTCGGCGGACCTCGACCTCGAGAAGTACGTCGCGCTGCTCGCGCTCGACGGCTCGATGGTCAACGTGGGCATCCCGTCGAACCCGGGCTCGATCCACGCGTTCTCGCTGGCCAACGGCCGGCGCAGCCTCGCCGGCTCCAAGATCGGCGGCATCCGCGACACCCAGAAGATGCTCGACTTCTGCGCGGAGCACCACATCGGCGCCGAGATCGAGAAGATCACGGTGGACGACGTCAACAAGGCCTACGACCGCGTCGTCGACTCCGACGTCCGCTACCGGTTCGTCATCGACATCGCGTCCTTCGACCGGTAG
- a CDS encoding FAD-dependent monooxygenase, whose protein sequence is MEQVPLLVLGTGVDGLAAALCLAHQGFPVQVLDRGPDPAVEDDPVVTGSTLLRPAATRVLHGLGLLDPLLARTLELQRFTHLDAGTGQPLRKVELGEQVRARFGYPVLIVAREELRRALAGACARDEMISVRYDSRLTGVEDIGDAALVTLEGGEEWRAEALVGADGASSRVRALLDGGAGALSPTFVVRRGSVAATAGESAHPELRVWSAPALQVVRTPSPVGGADVMFVTRADLPPAEREWIVSRLDPDVRRTVSGVATREPDQVVAHQRPLPRWTRHRLTVVGAAAQPLLPHAGEEENQALLDAHALGAAFDRSDGRILPGLEGYEALRATARAACAAKVAEFAALAHAEGLTRRLRDRLWAREAVDEVAEIVGEL, encoded by the coding sequence ATGGAGCAGGTGCCGCTCCTGGTGCTCGGGACCGGCGTGGACGGCCTGGCGGCAGCGCTCTGTCTCGCGCACCAGGGCTTCCCCGTCCAGGTGCTCGACCGGGGTCCCGACCCGGCGGTGGAGGACGACCCGGTGGTCACGGGCTCGACGCTCCTGCGCCCCGCGGCGACGCGGGTGCTGCACGGGCTCGGTCTGCTCGACCCGCTGCTGGCCCGCACCCTCGAGCTGCAGCGGTTCACCCATCTCGACGCCGGGACCGGGCAGCCGCTGCGCAAGGTCGAGCTGGGGGAGCAGGTCCGCGCCCGGTTCGGCTACCCCGTGCTCATCGTCGCCCGCGAGGAGCTGCGCCGGGCGCTGGCCGGCGCGTGCGCCCGCGACGAGATGATCTCGGTGCGGTACGACAGCCGCCTCACCGGTGTCGAGGACATCGGCGACGCCGCGCTCGTCACGCTCGAGGGCGGCGAGGAGTGGCGGGCGGAGGCGCTGGTCGGCGCCGACGGCGCGTCCAGCCGCGTCCGGGCCCTGCTCGACGGCGGGGCCGGGGCCCTGTCGCCGACCTTCGTCGTGCGCCGTGGCTCCGTGGCCGCCACGGCGGGCGAGTCGGCCCACCCGGAGCTGCGGGTGTGGTCGGCACCGGCCCTGCAGGTCGTGCGGACACCGTCCCCGGTCGGCGGCGCGGACGTCATGTTCGTGACGCGTGCGGACCTGCCGCCCGCGGAGCGCGAGTGGATCGTGTCCCGGCTCGACCCGGACGTCCGGAGGACCGTCTCCGGGGTCGCCACCCGCGAGCCCGACCAGGTCGTCGCCCACCAGCGCCCGCTGCCGCGCTGGACGCGGCACCGGCTCACCGTCGTCGGGGCGGCGGCCCAACCGCTCCTGCCGCACGCCGGCGAGGAGGAGAACCAGGCGCTGCTCGACGCGCACGCGCTGGGTGCCGCCTTCGACCGGTCGGACGGCCGGATCCTGCCCGGCCTGGAGGGCTACGAGGCGCTGCGCGCGACCGCCCGGGCGGCATGCGCGGCGAAGGTCGCGGAGTTCGCCGCCCTCGCGCACGCGGAGGGACTCACCCGGCGGCTGCGCGACCGGCTGTGGGCCCGCGAGGCCGTCGACGAGGTCGCCGAGATCGTGGGCGAGCTGTAG
- a CDS encoding GIDE domain-containing protein has product MLLFGIVLIALAAAAIVAANRRVAQRHSMIGASTSAVADLALEQEALVELGTVGGFSRDAAVVGYAHPSEDGPLRSPQTGTECVWWRRVVRTPYGHEGGSQLLLEESSDRPFVLVEETGNITVDPRGTVAVQPEKVAEVPHYAPDGVVVHEEWVLRPGVEVYVHGEVHDRDGGLTVGPPAAEAFVISTRAPTALRDDSLLLQRRWAWGGALSGVAGLALVVAAFLT; this is encoded by the coding sequence ATGCTGCTGTTCGGCATCGTCCTCATCGCCCTCGCGGCCGCGGCCATCGTCGCGGCGAACCGCCGGGTCGCCCAACGACACTCCATGATCGGCGCCTCCACCTCCGCGGTCGCCGACCTCGCCCTCGAGCAGGAGGCGCTCGTCGAGCTCGGCACCGTCGGCGGCTTCTCGCGCGACGCCGCCGTCGTCGGGTACGCGCACCCGTCGGAGGACGGCCCGCTCCGCTCCCCGCAGACCGGGACCGAGTGCGTCTGGTGGCGCCGCGTGGTCCGCACCCCGTACGGCCACGAGGGCGGATCGCAGCTGCTGCTCGAGGAGTCCTCGGACCGCCCGTTCGTCCTGGTCGAGGAGACCGGGAACATCACGGTCGACCCGCGGGGCACCGTGGCCGTGCAGCCGGAGAAGGTGGCGGAGGTGCCCCACTACGCGCCCGACGGGGTCGTCGTGCACGAGGAGTGGGTCCTGCGCCCGGGGGTCGAGGTGTACGTGCACGGCGAGGTCCACGACCGCGACGGCGGGTTGACCGTCGGCCCGCCCGCCGCCGAGGCCTTCGTCATCTCGACGCGGGCGCCGACGGCCCTGCGCGACGACTCGCTGCTGCTCCAGCGTCGGTGGGCCTGGGGAGGAGCGCTGTCCGGAGTGGCGGGTCTGGCCCTGGTCGTGGCAGCCTTTCTCACCTGA
- a CDS encoding glycoside hydrolase family 88 protein: MAVAAMLMAGTQVLTAPPARAAELSADTVRRDLAFAEARLAATAARTATNAYPVRTGTNGAWVNVGAGDWTSGFFPGALWQAYAHTKDPVWQQRAEAWQAGVESNKTDDTSHDVGFQIFNSFGQDAALTGDPNAKAVVLTAAKTLATRYNAKVGAIRSWDARTDTSKYQVIMDNMMNLELLWWAAQNGGDASWATIATNHAKTTARDFFRADGGSWHVVNYNQTTGAVISKYTHQGYSNDSTWSRGEAWAVHGFTMAYRFTKDAQFLTTARSSADYFLSRLPADKVPYWDFNLPSTSGQPRDSSAAAIAASGLVELSTLEPDATRKQRYLEGARDIIASLSTAAYLADGTTNQAVLLHGTQNKPSGSYDTGIMFGDYYFMEALRRYAGATGIDLGTTPPATTTTAPPATTTAPPTTTTKPPATTTTAPATDPVTAYYQKLGGASSYLGAPKAAVYTVAGGRAQDYAGGSIYWSTATGAHAVRGAILTRYKALGGPSSALGFPTTDQYAISGGQRSDFAKGTIVWYQSNGQTYVFTR, from the coding sequence ATGGCGGTCGCGGCGATGCTCATGGCGGGGACGCAGGTGCTCACCGCACCGCCGGCGCGGGCGGCCGAGCTCTCCGCCGACACCGTGCGCCGCGACCTGGCGTTCGCGGAGGCCCGGCTCGCGGCGACCGCCGCCCGGACCGCGACGAACGCCTACCCGGTGCGGACCGGGACCAACGGCGCGTGGGTGAACGTCGGCGCCGGGGACTGGACCAGCGGGTTCTTCCCCGGTGCGCTCTGGCAGGCCTACGCCCACACCAAGGACCCGGTCTGGCAGCAGCGGGCCGAGGCCTGGCAGGCCGGCGTCGAGTCCAACAAGACCGACGACACCAGCCACGACGTCGGATTCCAGATCTTCAACTCGTTCGGCCAGGACGCCGCGCTCACCGGCGACCCGAACGCGAAGGCCGTCGTCCTGACCGCCGCGAAGACCCTGGCGACGCGCTACAACGCCAAGGTCGGCGCCATCCGCTCCTGGGACGCCCGGACCGACACCTCGAAGTACCAGGTGATCATGGACAACATGATGAACCTGGAGCTGCTCTGGTGGGCGGCCCAGAACGGCGGCGACGCCTCGTGGGCCACCATCGCCACGAACCACGCGAAGACCACGGCCCGCGACTTCTTCCGCGCCGACGGCGGCAGCTGGCACGTCGTGAACTACAACCAGACGACCGGCGCGGTCATCAGCAAGTACACCCACCAGGGCTACAGCAACGACTCCACCTGGTCGCGCGGCGAGGCCTGGGCCGTGCACGGCTTCACCATGGCCTACCGGTTCACCAAGGACGCCCAGTTCCTGACGACGGCCCGCTCGTCCGCCGACTACTTCCTCTCGCGCCTGCCCGCCGACAAGGTGCCCTACTGGGACTTCAACCTGCCCTCGACGTCGGGCCAGCCGCGGGACTCGTCGGCCGCCGCGATCGCCGCGTCCGGCCTCGTCGAGCTCTCCACCCTCGAGCCGGACGCCACCCGCAAGCAGCGCTACCTCGAGGGTGCGCGGGACATCATCGCGTCGCTGTCCACGGCGGCCTACCTCGCGGACGGCACGACCAACCAGGCGGTGCTGCTGCACGGCACGCAGAACAAGCCGTCGGGCAGCTACGACACGGGCATCATGTTCGGTGACTACTACTTCATGGAGGCCCTGCGCCGGTACGCGGGCGCGACGGGGATCGACCTGGGCACCACTCCGCCGGCCACGACGACCACCGCTCCTCCGGCCACGACCACGGCGCCACCGACGACCACGACGAAGCCGCCGGCGACCACGACCACCGCTCCAGCCACCGATCCGGTGACCGCGTACTACCAGAAGCTGGGTGGAGCGTCGTCGTACCTCGGCGCGCCGAAGGCGGCGGTCTACACCGTGGCCGGCGGGCGCGCGCAGGACTACGCGGGCGGGTCGATCTACTGGTCCACCGCGACCGGAGCGCACGCGGTTCGGGGCGCGATCCTCACGCGGTACAAGGCGCTCGGTGGCCCCTCCAGCGCCCTGGGCTTCCCCACGACCGACCAGTACGCCATCTCCGGCGGCCAACGCAGCGACTTCGCGAAGGGCACGATCGTCTGGTACCAGTCGAACGGCCAGACGTACGTCTTCACCCGCTGA
- a CDS encoding FAD-dependent oxidoreductase, which translates to MPRPVILTVDDDPGVSRAVARDLRREYGEHHRIVRADSGDAALEALREIALRGEQVAVILADQRMPRMSGVEFLERAMDLFPRARRVLLTAYADTEAAITAINVVDLDHYLLKPWDPPEEKLYPVVDQLLEAWRRSPDRPSTDTRIVGHRWSARSYELRDLLARNQVPFRFHLADDPEGARLLEAAGCGTERLPVVITGEGRALVEPSDAEVAEQVGLSTHATAELYDLAVVGGGPGGLGAAVYGGSEGLRTVLVESLATGGQAGTSSRIENYLGFPDGVSGSQLTDRARRQAVKFGVEVLTTRTVTGLGVRGGVRILTFDDGSEIAAHAVVLATGVSYRTLDDVPGLTAYAGEGVFYGAATTEAPSCADETVYVVGGANSAGQAAMNFSRYASRVVMLVRGESLTSSMSHYLIEQIEAVGHIEVRTCTEVVAAEGEGHLEKLTLRDRATGEEERVDAQWLFVFIGARPRTDWLDGTVERDDRGFVLTGPDLPVPSSGAGSSEGREPLHLETSLPGVFAVGDVRGGSVKRVASAVGEGAMAVSLVHRWLENR; encoded by the coding sequence GTGCCCCGCCCCGTGATCCTCACCGTGGACGACGACCCGGGCGTCTCCCGTGCCGTGGCCCGCGACCTGCGCCGCGAGTACGGCGAGCACCACCGCATCGTGCGCGCCGACTCGGGCGACGCGGCCCTCGAGGCGCTGCGCGAGATCGCACTGCGCGGGGAGCAGGTCGCGGTCATCCTCGCCGACCAGCGGATGCCGCGGATGAGCGGCGTGGAGTTCCTCGAGCGCGCCATGGACCTCTTCCCGCGGGCCCGCCGGGTGCTGCTCACGGCCTACGCCGACACCGAGGCCGCCATCACCGCGATCAACGTCGTCGACCTCGACCACTACCTGCTCAAGCCCTGGGACCCGCCCGAGGAGAAGCTCTACCCCGTCGTCGACCAGCTGCTCGAGGCCTGGCGGCGGTCGCCGGACCGGCCCAGCACCGACACGCGGATCGTCGGCCACCGCTGGTCGGCCCGCTCCTACGAGCTGCGTGACCTGCTGGCCCGCAACCAGGTGCCCTTCCGCTTCCACCTCGCCGACGATCCCGAGGGTGCCCGGCTGCTCGAGGCCGCCGGCTGCGGCACGGAGCGGCTCCCGGTGGTCATCACCGGGGAGGGTCGCGCGCTGGTGGAGCCGAGCGACGCCGAGGTCGCCGAGCAGGTCGGGCTCTCCACCCACGCCACCGCGGAGCTGTACGACCTCGCCGTCGTCGGGGGCGGCCCCGGCGGGCTCGGCGCCGCGGTCTACGGCGGGTCCGAGGGACTGCGGACCGTGCTCGTGGAGTCGCTCGCCACCGGCGGCCAGGCGGGCACCTCGAGCCGCATCGAGAACTACCTCGGCTTCCCCGACGGGGTCTCCGGCTCCCAGCTCACCGACCGCGCCCGGCGGCAGGCGGTCAAGTTCGGGGTCGAGGTCCTGACGACGAGGACGGTCACCGGCCTCGGCGTCCGCGGCGGCGTCCGCATCCTCACCTTCGACGACGGGTCCGAGATCGCGGCGCACGCGGTGGTGCTGGCCACCGGGGTCTCCTACCGGACGCTCGACGACGTCCCGGGGCTCACCGCCTACGCCGGCGAGGGCGTCTTCTACGGCGCGGCGACCACCGAGGCGCCGTCGTGCGCCGACGAGACCGTCTACGTCGTCGGGGGCGCGAACTCGGCCGGGCAGGCCGCGATGAACTTCTCCCGGTACGCGAGTCGGGTCGTGATGCTGGTGCGCGGCGAGTCGCTCACGTCGTCGATGTCGCACTACCTGATCGAGCAGATCGAGGCCGTCGGGCACATCGAGGTCCGGACGTGCACCGAGGTGGTCGCCGCCGAGGGCGAGGGCCACCTGGAGAAGCTGACCCTGCGCGACCGCGCCACCGGCGAGGAGGAGCGCGTCGACGCCCAGTGGCTGTTCGTCTTCATCGGCGCCCGGCCGCGGACCGACTGGCTCGACGGCACCGTCGAGCGCGACGACCGCGGGTTCGTGCTCACCGGGCCCGACCTGCCCGTCCCGTCGTCCGGAGCGGGAAGCAGCGAGGGCCGGGAGCCGTTGCACCTGGAGACCTCCCTGCCCGGGGTGTTCGCCGTCGGCGACGTCCGGGGCGGGTCGGTGAAGCGCGTGGCCTCCGCCGTCGGCGAGGGCGCGATGGCGGTGAGCTTGGTGCACCGCTGGTTGGAGAACCGATGA
- a CDS encoding ScbR family autoregulator-binding transcription factor, translating into MVDVPASPTRTQGPGEPQRPAPRQARAVATREAILAAAAHEFAAEGYHAASLSKILDRSGVTKGALYFHFTSKEAMADAVVAVMERRFPEITEAFEGLGYDPMTTAVAIAIGIADVFAADVHVRGGMRAVGEGVLGPERFRWAYQYWDDVFLDLFGRARDAGLIRAGVDAGDLARTVVALGNGHRVVSTATTGQADLRDRAVRSWELLLGCVADAAWLERWEAAGGMASLPLGNPLPGVVERGPDPVP; encoded by the coding sequence ATGGTTGACGTCCCAGCCTCGCCCACCCGTACGCAGGGTCCCGGTGAGCCCCAGCGGCCCGCCCCGCGCCAGGCCCGCGCGGTGGCGACCCGCGAGGCCATCCTGGCCGCGGCCGCGCACGAGTTCGCCGCCGAGGGCTACCACGCCGCCTCGCTGTCGAAGATCCTCGACCGCAGCGGCGTCACCAAGGGCGCGCTCTACTTCCACTTCACCTCCAAGGAGGCGATGGCCGACGCCGTCGTCGCCGTGATGGAGCGGCGCTTCCCGGAGATCACCGAGGCCTTCGAGGGCCTGGGGTACGACCCGATGACCACCGCGGTCGCCATCGCCATCGGCATCGCCGACGTGTTCGCGGCCGATGTCCACGTCCGTGGGGGGATGCGGGCGGTCGGGGAGGGCGTCCTCGGGCCGGAGCGCTTCCGGTGGGCCTACCAGTACTGGGACGACGTCTTCCTCGACCTGTTCGGCCGCGCCCGGGACGCCGGGCTCATCCGCGCGGGCGTCGACGCCGGGGACCTCGCCCGGACCGTGGTCGCGCTCGGGAACGGTCACCGCGTGGTGTCCACCGCGACGACGGGTCAGGCCGACCTGCGCGACCGGGCGGTCCGGTCGTGGGAGCTCCTGCTCGGCTGCGTCGCCGACGCGGCCTGGTTGGAGCGCTGGGAGGCGGCCGGCGGGATGGCCTCGCTGCCGCTCGGGAACCCGTTGCCGGGGGTGGTTGAGAGGGGCCCGGACCCCGTCCCGTAA
- a CDS encoding serine hydrolase, with the protein MSTAANAPGRPISVEADPAALGFDPTRLARVDEHFRRYVDDGRLAGWQTVVARRGQIVHASEYGMADEEAGLPVEADTRWRIYSMTKPITSVAALMLWERGALELTDPISRWLPAFAEPRVYLKGSSTAPLTMPSPEPIRVWHLLTHTAGLTYGFHHAHPVDELYRARGFEWGVPAGFDLAACVDAWAEMPLVHTPGTEWNYSHATDVLGRLVEVVSGQSLDTFLQTEILDPLGMTSTGFVSDDPSRTAALYALGPGRKRVRADAMGEPFLRPPTWLSGGGGMVSTAADYHRFVQMLARGGELDGVRLLGSRTVAYMGRNHLPGGQDLEQVGRPLFAEMPFHGVGFGLGVSVVLDPSAYRTLSSVGEMAWGGAASTAFWVDPVEEVTALFLTQLLPSSAHPIRSQMRSLVYQALVD; encoded by the coding sequence GTGAGCACCGCAGCGAACGCCCCCGGTCGCCCGATCTCGGTCGAGGCCGACCCCGCCGCCCTCGGCTTCGATCCCACCCGGCTGGCCCGGGTGGACGAGCACTTCCGCCGGTACGTCGACGACGGGCGGCTCGCCGGGTGGCAGACCGTGGTCGCCCGGCGCGGGCAGATCGTGCACGCCTCCGAGTACGGGATGGCCGACGAGGAGGCCGGTCTCCCGGTGGAGGCGGACACGCGCTGGCGGATCTACTCGATGACCAAGCCGATCACCTCGGTCGCCGCCCTGATGCTCTGGGAGCGCGGCGCGCTCGAGCTGACCGACCCGATCTCCCGCTGGCTGCCGGCCTTCGCCGAGCCCCGGGTCTACCTCAAGGGCAGCTCCACGGCGCCGCTGACGATGCCCAGCCCGGAGCCGATCCGGGTGTGGCACCTGCTCACGCACACGGCGGGCCTCACCTACGGGTTCCACCACGCCCACCCCGTCGACGAGCTCTACCGGGCGCGCGGGTTCGAGTGGGGCGTGCCCGCGGGCTTCGACCTCGCGGCGTGCGTGGACGCGTGGGCGGAGATGCCGCTGGTGCACACCCCCGGCACCGAGTGGAACTACAGCCACGCCACCGACGTGCTGGGCCGCCTCGTCGAGGTGGTCTCCGGGCAGTCGCTCGACACGTTCCTGCAGACCGAGATCCTCGACCCGCTGGGCATGACCTCGACCGGCTTCGTCTCCGACGACCCGTCGCGCACGGCCGCCCTCTACGCCCTCGGACCCGGCCGGAAGCGCGTGCGGGCCGACGCGATGGGCGAGCCGTTCCTGCGGCCCCCGACGTGGCTCTCGGGCGGCGGCGGCATGGTCTCGACGGCCGCGGACTACCACCGCTTCGTCCAGATGCTCGCCCGCGGCGGGGAGCTCGACGGGGTCCGGCTCCTCGGGTCGCGCACCGTGGCCTACATGGGCCGCAACCACCTGCCCGGGGGACAGGACCTCGAGCAGGTCGGCCGCCCGCTCTTCGCGGAGATGCCGTTCCACGGCGTCGGCTTCGGCCTCGGGGTGTCCGTGGTGCTCGACCCGAGCGCCTACCGCACCCTCTCCTCGGTCGGCGAGATGGCCTGGGGTGGCGCGGCGAGCACGGCGTTCTGGGTCGATCCGGTCGAGGAGGTCACGGCACTGTTCCTCACCCAGCTGCTGCCGTCGAGCGCCCATCCGATCCGTAGCCAGATGCGCTCGCTGGTCTACCAGGCGCTCGTGGACTGA
- a CDS encoding coniferyl-alcohol dehydrogenase — MSTVFVVTGTSSGVGRALAQFLSRHGVTVIGLDRREPPDREIAHVRCDLTDPRSIDAAVERLDDRVDALANVAGVPGTSPAETVLAVNFLGMRHLTERLLPRIQRGGSVVNVSSAEGRHWVAHLAELRPLLATTSFEEGLRWCRERRPDRPVYELSKEAVLAYTTASSTLTWPDGIRMNGVAPGPVRTPQLAEVERSMDPRRLARQRNAAGRDAEADEIAAVVAFLMSNESRWINGQTLAADGGVAAATTWAALQTR; from the coding sequence ATGAGCACCGTCTTCGTCGTCACCGGGACCTCCTCCGGGGTGGGCCGCGCCCTCGCGCAGTTCCTCTCCCGCCACGGGGTCACCGTGATCGGCCTCGACCGGCGCGAGCCGCCGGACCGCGAGATCGCCCACGTGCGCTGCGACCTCACCGACCCGCGGTCGATCGACGCGGCCGTCGAGCGCCTCGACGACCGGGTCGACGCGCTCGCGAACGTCGCCGGTGTCCCGGGCACCTCCCCCGCCGAGACCGTGCTCGCCGTGAACTTCCTCGGGATGCGCCACCTCACCGAGCGGCTCCTGCCCCGCATCCAACGCGGTGGCTCGGTGGTCAACGTGTCCTCGGCGGAGGGGCGCCACTGGGTCGCCCACCTCGCCGAACTGCGCCCGCTGCTCGCGACCACGTCGTTCGAGGAGGGGCTGCGCTGGTGCCGCGAGCGCCGGCCCGACCGTCCGGTGTACGAGTTGTCGAAGGAGGCCGTGCTCGCGTACACGACCGCCTCCTCCACGCTGACCTGGCCTGACGGCATCCGGATGAACGGCGTCGCGCCCGGCCCGGTGCGCACGCCGCAGCTGGCCGAGGTCGAGCGCTCGATGGATCCCCGTCGCCTGGCCCGCCAGCGCAACGCCGCCGGGCGGGACGCCGAGGCCGACGAGATCGCCGCCGTCGTCGCGTTCCTCATGTCCAACGAGAGCCGCTGGATCAACGGGCAGACGCTCGCCGCCGACGGCGGGGTCGCCGCGGCCACCACCTGGGCCGCCCTCCAGACCCGCTGA
- a CDS encoding phosphatase PAP2 family protein translates to MTTAVGLAVAAVVLLVGAVLARRRTPRPVPACLVVAGVLVAGAATVFALVAADETLADTDAPVLAWMVAERTAGRTDLAETASLVGGTFFTGGLAVLAALVLALRGRRPRAAVWVGAVVVGSLTIRLLKTAVERARPPLDTRLAVETSASLPSGHALMSALGVGLTVVAVLLLLRDAGRSGPVVRVAIVLVGAVVVLVIGASRVYLGVHWTTDVAAGWMLGGALLALAVALAAVLESRPVEIHPLKGSVDAPVA, encoded by the coding sequence GTGACGACGGCGGTCGGCCTGGCGGTGGCGGCGGTGGTGCTCCTGGTCGGAGCGGTCCTCGCCCGACGACGGACCCCGCGTCCGGTCCCGGCCTGCCTGGTGGTGGCCGGTGTGCTGGTCGCCGGGGCGGCGACGGTGTTCGCGCTGGTGGCCGCCGACGAGACCCTGGCCGACACCGACGCTCCCGTGCTGGCCTGGATGGTCGCCGAGCGCACGGCGGGTCGCACGGACCTCGCCGAGACGGCCTCGCTCGTCGGCGGGACGTTCTTCACGGGCGGGCTGGCCGTCCTCGCGGCGCTCGTGCTCGCCCTGCGCGGGCGGCGTCCGCGGGCCGCCGTGTGGGTCGGCGCGGTCGTTGTGGGATCTCTCACCATCCGTCTGCTGAAGACCGCCGTGGAGCGGGCGCGGCCGCCGCTGGACACCCGGCTCGCCGTCGAGACGTCGGCGTCCCTGCCCTCCGGGCACGCCCTGATGAGTGCGCTCGGGGTCGGGCTCACCGTGGTGGCCGTGCTCCTCCTGCTGCGGGACGCGGGACGGTCCGGACCGGTTGTGCGCGTCGCAATCGTGCTGGTCGGGGCCGTCGTCGTCCTCGTGATCGGGGCCAGCCGGGTCTACCTCGGCGTGCACTGGACCACCGACGTCGCGGCGGGCTGGATGCTGGGTGGCGCCCTCCTGGCCCTGGCGGTGGCCCTCGCCGCGGTCCTCGAGAGCCGGCCCGTGGAGATCCATCCCCTGAAAGGGTCAGTTGACGCACCGGTAGCCTGA